The following are from one region of the Oncorhynchus nerka isolate Pitt River linkage group LG8, Oner_Uvic_2.0, whole genome shotgun sequence genome:
- the ccdc59 gene encoding thyroid transcription factor 1-associated protein 26 homolog gives MAPPAQQKMKTNVTFDGKRGNRNQPYNRPGGKKKWVSEHKVFDGSIGEGQGFAFKRKEKVKHEYNKLLRKERRKNTEAKTQYTEQYPEHLRHLYEAEAEKLRNEVKTNRINRTKARMAGGGGPVEEEAAPMAVNEAPTDLATAIDPAEDISSDKTDSAPQPTPAVAASKNDSLPMSNRSKKKMLRKTSYQKTKEEFESVKEKQKNKKEEFLKNKEQKEEAIKKYKQKKMETFQMLSKKTKKGQPNLNLQMEYLLQKIQGTGPGK, from the exons ATGGCACCACCAGCACAGCAGAAAATGAAGACCAATGTCACATTTGACGGAAAACGTGGCAATAGAAACCAACCCTACAATCGACCAGGGGGCAAGAAGAAGTGGGTCTCTGAGCACAAAGTATTCGACGGCAGTATTGGAGAAG GCCAGGGCTTTGCCTTCAAAAGGAAGGAGAAAGTGAAACATGAATACAACAAACTGCtacggaaggagaggaggaagaacacaGAGGCCAAAACCCAATATACAGAACAGTACCCCGAACATCTGAGGCATCTCTACGAGGCTGAGGCCGAGAAACTGAGGAATGAGGTTAAGACGAACAGAATCAACAGAACCAAAGCTAGGATGGCTGGCGGTGGTGGTCCAGTAGAGGAGGAAGCAGCTCCCATGGCTGTGAATGAAGCCCCCACGGACCTAGCTACAGCCATAGACCCTGCAGAGGACATCTCCTCTGACAAGACTGACTCTGCCCCACAGCCCACTCCAGCAGTTGCGGCCTCAAAGAATGACAG TCTACCCATGAGTAACCGGAGTAAAAAGAAAATGCTGAGGAAGACTTCCTATCAGAAAACAAAAGAGGAGTTTGAAAGTGTTAAAGAAAAGCAGAAGAATAAGAAAGAG GAGTTTTTGAAGAACAAGGAGCAGAAAGAAGAAGCTATCAAGAAGTACAAACAGAAGAAAATGGAGACATTTCAGATGCTGAGCAAAAAGACGAAGAAGGGACAGCCCAACCTGAACCTCCAGATGGAATACCTGCTCCAGAAGATTCAAGGGACCGGGCCGGGAAAATGA